In Sciurus carolinensis chromosome 13, mSciCar1.2, whole genome shotgun sequence, a genomic segment contains:
- the LOC124963734 gene encoding gastrokine-3-like isoform X1, whose product MKHLTASSIITAFFLTPSLALMNISDSHPLDGSVGTQLIHINAFRGVVSIRDNNVFSEWDGILDYKNALLVVKLFSRMACVLAKMDQAIFPSLDDISKALGRQDSSHYPSTHGLTYTVSRSRVKNLAQYGILIKDLCRDVPTYFAQQRKEGTALAVNPTSCFAIQLLSFMGLSICGEIPAL is encoded by the exons atGAAACACCTT ACTGCATCTTCCATCATCACAGCCTTCTTCCTGACTCCATCTCTGGCCCTAATG AACATCAGTGACAGTCATCCTCTGGATGGATCTGTTGGGACCCAACTCATCCATATCAATGCCTTCCGAGGTGTGGTCAGCATCCGGGACAACAATGTTTTCAGTGAATGGGATGGAATCTTGGACTACAAGAAC GCCCTCTTGGTGGTTAAGCTGTTTAGCAGGATGGCCTGTGTCCTGGCCAAGATGGACCAAGCAATCTTTCCAAGTTTGGATGacattagcaaggccctaggcaggCAG GATTCCAGTCATTACCCATCCACCCATGGCCTGACCTACACTGTTTCACGGAGTCGGGTCAAGAACTTAGCCCAGTACGGAATTCTCATCAAAGACCTGTGCAGAGATGTCCCCACCTACTTTGCCCAGCAACGAAAAGAAG gtacTGCCCTGGCAGTCAACCCTACTTCCTGTTTTGCAATCCAGCTTCTATCTTTTATGGGACTCTCCATCTGTGGTGAGATTCCTGCACTCTGA
- the LOC124963734 gene encoding gastrokine-3-like isoform X2: MKHLNISDSHPLDGSVGTQLIHINAFRGVVSIRDNNVFSEWDGILDYKNALLVVKLFSRMACVLAKMDQAIFPSLDDISKALGRQDSSHYPSTHGLTYTVSRSRVKNLAQYGILIKDLCRDVPTYFAQQRKEGTALAVNPTSCFAIQLLSFMGLSICGEIPAL, from the exons atGAAACACCTT AACATCAGTGACAGTCATCCTCTGGATGGATCTGTTGGGACCCAACTCATCCATATCAATGCCTTCCGAGGTGTGGTCAGCATCCGGGACAACAATGTTTTCAGTGAATGGGATGGAATCTTGGACTACAAGAAC GCCCTCTTGGTGGTTAAGCTGTTTAGCAGGATGGCCTGTGTCCTGGCCAAGATGGACCAAGCAATCTTTCCAAGTTTGGATGacattagcaaggccctaggcaggCAG GATTCCAGTCATTACCCATCCACCCATGGCCTGACCTACACTGTTTCACGGAGTCGGGTCAAGAACTTAGCCCAGTACGGAATTCTCATCAAAGACCTGTGCAGAGATGTCCCCACCTACTTTGCCCAGCAACGAAAAGAAG gtacTGCCCTGGCAGTCAACCCTACTTCCTGTTTTGCAATCCAGCTTCTATCTTTTATGGGACTCTCCATCTGTGGTGAGATTCCTGCACTCTGA